ACATATCGCGGCGTGCTTTTTACCAAACGCGACGGTCGCAAATCTGGATTCACCCGCACCGGCACCGAGGCGATCGCCATGCCTTTTTGTCCGGCCTGGATGATCGTTTCTAGAGTGTAGGTGTAGCTGTTGAACACATTGAGCTGCATGGCCGCTTCGCGGCTGAAGGCCCGGAAGCCGCTCGGAGCGTCGGGCACAGACGTATTGCTGGCAAGGCGGACGACCCAACTGCCGAGGTTTTGTAAGAGTTTTTTGGCGCGCGAGAAGTGGTGAATGTGCAGAATCGGCCGCGTGCCGATGACGATCTCTGCACGTCCGTCTAAAATCGGCTGAATCAGTTTGGGAATATCAGCAGCGCAATATTGATTGTCGGCATCGGTGTTGACAATAATGTCCGCGCCCGCTTGCAGCGAAGAGCGGATTCCGGTCAGAAATGCCCTAGCCAGTCCTTGGTTGTGGGGGTGGCGGACGATGCGATCGACGCCGGCTGCTTGGGCGACTTCGAGGGTGCGATCGCGGCTGCCGTCATCGACGATCAACCACTCGACCGTGTCGACCCCCGGTACCTGGCGCGGCAAATCCGCCAAGGTCGTCCCGAGGGTTGCCTCCTCGTTGAAACACGGAATCTGAATGACGAGTTTGGTCAAGGACGCTTCTCCTAACCACGACAACAGATATCGGTTTCGAGCGATTCAGAGCGCCTACCTGCCGACACTATCGTTCATTAAAGCATCCGCGTGCGTGTTCCTCCGCGCCGACCTGCACCCGACTGCTCCTACC
This DNA window, taken from Rubidibacter lacunae KORDI 51-2, encodes the following:
- a CDS encoding glycosyltransferase family 2 protein; this encodes MTKLVIQIPCFNEEATLGTTLADLPRQVPGVDTVEWLIVDDGSRDRTLEVAQAAGVDRIVRHPHNQGLARAFLTGIRSSLQAGADIIVNTDADNQYCAADIPKLIQPILDGRAEIVIGTRPILHIHHFSRAKKLLQNLGSWVVRLASNTSVPDAPSGFRAFSREAAMQLNVFNSYTYTLETIIQAGQKGMAIASVPVRVNPDLRPSRLVKSTPRYVLRSATTILRIFMLYQPLRFFLLSGSIPFGLGSLLGIRWLIFFAFGSERTRVPSLILAAILILIGVQLWMFGLIADLLAANRRLLEDIQLRMRRQDAIQDRETRSPQPPPQGKPMAPHG